One stretch of Balneola sp. MJW-20 DNA includes these proteins:
- a CDS encoding VWA domain-containing protein: MEWANPEWFWALLLLPVLIGLYLWRIFNGKQTSLTFSTVSPLQEISGNWSSYLHWIKAISLWAGLILLIVALARPRERLTTVERNAEGIDIVMVLDMSTSMRAEDLKPNRFEASREVAKNFVDKRISDRIGLVTFAMKSFTVCPPTLDYRLLKQLLNDIEMGVIEDGTAIGMGIATAINRLKESEAESKVIILLTDGQNNAGEIDPVTAADLAVTYGIKIYTIGAGTRGTAPYPVQDPIFGRRYQNIQVNIDEEMLSRVAALTGGKYFRATDSEELSDIYDEIDTLERSEIQELIYTDYKDLYGRFLGLSIAMILISVVLDRYTMRGVE, encoded by the coding sequence ATGGAATGGGCTAATCCTGAATGGTTCTGGGCTTTACTGCTTCTGCCGGTATTGATCGGCCTGTACCTGTGGCGGATTTTTAATGGCAAACAGACTTCCCTTACCTTTTCAACAGTGAGTCCGCTGCAGGAGATCAGCGGTAACTGGAGCTCATATCTTCATTGGATAAAAGCTATAAGTCTTTGGGCAGGATTGATATTACTAATTGTCGCATTAGCGCGACCGCGCGAACGACTTACCACGGTAGAACGTAATGCTGAGGGAATAGACATTGTGATGGTACTGGATATGTCTACCTCCATGCGTGCTGAAGATCTAAAGCCCAATCGCTTTGAAGCGTCCAGAGAAGTAGCCAAGAACTTTGTCGATAAAAGGATCTCTGACAGGATCGGTCTGGTAACATTTGCCATGAAAAGCTTTACCGTTTGCCCTCCTACTCTCGATTATCGTTTACTAAAACAGTTATTGAACGACATAGAAATGGGAGTCATTGAAGATGGTACTGCCATTGGAATGGGAATTGCCACTGCGATCAACCGACTGAAGGAAAGCGAAGCAGAATCAAAAGTCATCATCCTGTTAACGGACGGTCAGAATAATGCCGGAGAAATAGACCCGGTAACCGCTGCTGACCTGGCTGTAACTTACGGTATAAAGATCTATACGATCGGGGCCGGCACACGGGGAACAGCCCCCTATCCGGTACAGGACCCTATCTTCGGAAGACGCTACCAGAATATTCAGGTAAACATTGATGAAGAGATGCTTTCCCGGGTTGCTGCACTTACAGGAGGAAAATACTTCAGGGCGACAGATAGTGAAGAATTAAGCGATATATATGATGAGATAGACACCTTAGAAAGATCTGAGATACAAGAGCTAATCTACACAGATTACAAGGACCTTTACGGTCGCTTTCTTGGTTTATCTATTGCAATGATACTGATCAGTGTAGTGCTTGACCGGTATACCATGCGAGGAGTTGAATAA